The DNA segment GTTCGCCAGCGGATTGTGGAAACCGCCGAAAGGCTGTTTTACGCCGAAGGTGTCCGGGGCGTGGGGATCGACCGCATCATTGCCGCCGCGGAAGTGGCGAAAATGTCGCTCTACAACCACTTTCCGTCCAAGGACGACCTGATTCTGGCTGTCCTGCAGTACCGGGAGCAAAAGTTTGACGCCATGTTCCAGAATTGGCAGGAACGGCACTTGGCGGCGGGACTGGACCGATTGGACGCTTTTTTTGCGGCCTTAAAGGAATGGTTCGAAAGCCCCGGCTTTCGCGGTTGCATGTTCATTAACGCCCGCGTGGAACTGGCTGACGCCCAGCATGCAGGCTCACAGTTTGCCGCCTGCCACAAAGACCGGTTCCATAACATGTTAAAGCAAACCGTGGCCCTGGTCGCGGGAGAAAAACTGGCGGAAACCATGGCTCCGGCCATTGCCTTGCTGGTAGAGGGGGCAATTGTAACCGCCGTGATACAGCAATCATCCAAACCGGCAGATACGGCCAGG comes from the Pirellulales bacterium genome and includes:
- a CDS encoding TetR/AcrR family transcriptional regulator; this encodes MSKTTNKPEVRQRIVETAERLFYAEGVRGVGIDRIIAAAEVAKMSLYNHFPSKDDLILAVLQYREQKFDAMFQNWQERHLAAGLDRLDAFFAALKEWFESPGFRGCMFINARVELADAQHAGSQFAACHKDRFHNMLKQTVALVAGEKLAETMAPAIALLVEGAIVTAVIQQSSKPADTAREAAVTLLAQAQRN